In Acaryochloris marina S15, a single genomic region encodes these proteins:
- a CDS encoding 4-hydroxy-3-methylbut-2-enyl diphosphate reductase codes for MDTKAFKRTLHKSEQYHRKGFGHEEEVTNLLQSEYNSQLIQQIRNNGYRLEQGDVTIHLAEAFGFCWGVERAIALAYETRRQFPKERIWITNEIIHNPSVNKNLRDMKVEFIPVQPDGQKDFTVVAKNDVVILPAFGASVQEMQLLNDKGCTIMDTTCPWVSKVWNSVEKHKKGSYTSIIHGKYKHEETVATSSFAGTYLVLLNLEEAEYVADYILNPGETPSEREQQRADFMAKFANAHSPGFDPETDLERVGIANQTTMLKGETEQIGKLFERTVMRKYGPAKVNEHFLSFNTICDATQERQDAIFQLVDEPLDLMVVIGGFNSSNTTHLQEISIDKNIPSYHIDSVERIGPGNRVEHKPLNADLTVTENWLPKGPLAIGITSGASTPDKVVSDIVEKIFAIKSASVEVVGVG; via the coding sequence ATGGATACAAAAGCCTTTAAGCGAACGCTGCATAAATCTGAGCAGTATCATCGGAAGGGATTTGGTCACGAAGAAGAAGTGACGAACTTGCTGCAGTCTGAGTACAATAGCCAGCTCATCCAACAAATTCGAAATAATGGGTATCGCCTTGAGCAGGGTGACGTTACCATTCACTTAGCCGAAGCATTTGGATTCTGCTGGGGGGTGGAGCGGGCCATTGCCTTGGCCTATGAAACTCGTCGCCAGTTTCCCAAAGAGCGAATCTGGATTACCAACGAAATTATTCATAACCCTTCGGTTAATAAGAACTTACGGGATATGAAAGTAGAGTTTATTCCGGTCCAACCCGACGGCCAGAAAGACTTTACAGTGGTTGCCAAAAATGATGTAGTGATCCTGCCGGCCTTTGGTGCCAGTGTTCAGGAAATGCAGTTGCTTAATGATAAAGGCTGCACCATCATGGATACCACCTGTCCGTGGGTATCGAAGGTTTGGAACTCTGTCGAAAAACATAAAAAAGGGTCTTATACTTCGATTATTCATGGCAAGTATAAGCATGAAGAGACGGTTGCCACGAGCTCCTTTGCGGGGACCTATTTAGTCTTACTCAACCTGGAAGAAGCAGAATATGTGGCGGACTATATCTTGAATCCAGGAGAAACGCCGTCTGAACGGGAACAACAGCGTGCAGATTTTATGGCGAAGTTCGCCAACGCTCACTCACCTGGGTTTGACCCAGAAACAGATTTAGAGCGGGTCGGTATTGCCAACCAAACGACGATGCTTAAAGGTGAAACTGAGCAAATTGGTAAGCTTTTTGAACGTACTGTCATGCGTAAGTATGGTCCTGCCAAGGTCAACGAGCATTTCCTCAGTTTCAACACCATTTGTGATGCTACCCAAGAACGTCAAGATGCAATTTTTCAATTGGTCGATGAACCCTTGGATTTAATGGTAGTGATTGGTGGCTTTAATTCATCCAATACGACCCATCTCCAAGAGATCTCTATTGATAAAAACATTCCGTCCTATCACATTGATAGTGTCGAACGCATTGGCCCAGGCAATCGGGTTGAACATAAACCCCTTAATGCTGATCTGACGGTCACGGAAAATTGGTTGCCGAAGGGTCCCCTTGCCATTGGGATTACGTCAGGAGCCTCAACACCTGACAAAGTTGTGTCTGATATTGTCGAAAAAATCTTCGCAATTAAAAGCGCTTCTGTAGAAGTTGTGGGAGTTGGCTAA
- a CDS encoding SDR family NAD(P)-dependent oxidoreductase, with amino-acid sequence MNESNALVIGASQGIGLGFVHHLLQQPQIKTIYATYRSKDSAVGLLALAAQHPERISCIAVDITQEVQIAACCDQIQTEGNLLQWVINCVGILHAGDLQPEKGLRQLNSEQLMRYFQVNSIGAALWAKHLLPLLKHDDRSIFATISAKIGSIGDNHLGGWYGYRASKAALNMLMRTASIEYRRRSPQTIVVTLHPGTTDTQLSKPFQRNVPPEKLFSVDRTVTQLLAVLDGVNKEDSGQFFSWDGSKLPW; translated from the coding sequence ATGAATGAGTCCAATGCCCTGGTGATTGGGGCCAGTCAAGGTATTGGCTTGGGCTTTGTTCACCACCTGTTGCAACAGCCACAAATTAAGACAATCTATGCCACCTATCGCTCTAAAGACTCCGCCGTAGGATTGCTGGCTCTGGCAGCGCAACATCCAGAGCGAATATCCTGCATCGCCGTTGATATTACTCAAGAAGTGCAAATTGCAGCTTGCTGTGATCAGATTCAAACTGAGGGTAATCTGCTTCAGTGGGTGATTAACTGTGTGGGCATTCTCCATGCAGGAGATCTACAGCCTGAAAAAGGATTGCGGCAGCTCAATTCTGAACAGTTAATGCGATATTTCCAAGTCAATAGCATCGGGGCGGCCCTGTGGGCCAAACATCTCTTACCGTTGCTCAAGCATGATGATCGAAGTATCTTTGCCACGATCTCTGCCAAGATTGGCAGTATTGGCGATAACCATTTAGGCGGCTGGTACGGTTACCGTGCTTCCAAAGCAGCCTTGAATATGTTGATGCGAACCGCCTCAATTGAGTATCGGCGCCGCAGTCCCCAAACCATTGTGGTGACCCTGCATCCAGGCACCACAGACACCCAACTCTCAAAACCCTTTCAGCGGAACGTCCCACCCGAAAAATTATTTTCTGTCGATCGGACTGTTACTCAGCTGTTGGCCGTTCTTGACGGAGTGAACAAAGAAGACAGCGGCCAGTTCTTTTCCTGGGATGGTAGCAAGCTACCTTGGTAA
- a CDS encoding TetR/AcrR family transcriptional regulator — protein sequence MAKKVDPIPGMHRQPKQARSRERVNKILDVAEEMFIAEGCNAVTTNAIAAKAEVPIGSLYQFFPDKAAIVQALAARYTALHSQKILAMGPEIALLPFSDVLALVVDTNDQFFADYPGYQAIYMQMQATVPELAAIEEAADVEIIDATADFLSQHFPGLDTDHYQVIAMVIVKSIGTFLWLSRSQPPDCRQRLLDETKRLVQSYALSYWPEQG from the coding sequence ATGGCTAAAAAAGTAGATCCAATCCCTGGGATGCACCGCCAGCCTAAGCAAGCCCGTAGTCGAGAGCGGGTCAATAAGATTCTGGATGTTGCAGAAGAAATGTTTATTGCTGAGGGCTGTAATGCGGTAACGACGAATGCGATCGCAGCCAAAGCCGAGGTCCCGATCGGCTCTCTCTACCAGTTTTTCCCTGACAAAGCCGCGATTGTTCAGGCTCTTGCAGCTCGCTATACAGCCCTGCACAGCCAGAAAATATTGGCGATGGGTCCTGAAATTGCATTACTTCCCTTCTCGGATGTTTTAGCGCTAGTGGTGGATACCAATGATCAATTCTTTGCGGATTATCCTGGCTATCAAGCCATCTATATGCAGATGCAGGCAACCGTACCAGAACTTGCAGCGATTGAAGAGGCGGCTGATGTTGAGATCATTGATGCAACGGCTGATTTTTTGTCTCAGCATTTCCCTGGGTTAGACACTGATCACTATCAGGTGATCGCTATGGTCATCGTCAAAAGTATTGGCACGTTTTTGTGGTTGTCTCGAAGCCAACCCCCTGATTGTCGACAGCGTTTGCTAGATGAGACGAAACGATTAGTGCAGTCCTACGCTCTAAGCTACTGGCCTGAACAGGGATAG
- a CDS encoding glycosyltransferase family 2 protein gives MTVTKPPLRNLPTPPQKSAQSPHLFIRRIRLTLFSMLGIFLATGLGVSLWFIREDRVTAIYKQVELLFANPPLWLAVPVAAGNYLAVPSVLLLVAVLVVMQVSSSPRPWSRLVVGTSLLLLIVQYMVWRIFWTLNLSDTFNSIFSIGLLTLEIITIVTNIIQLILVSRSTNRLGEADLNEVAVLDGDYLPTVDVMIPTYDEPSFILKRTIIGCQAMDYPRKTVYLLDDTRRPEIKALATELGCEYIIRPDNLHAKAGNLNHALNFTSGELLTVFDADFVPTQNFLRRTVGFFQNNSIALLQTHQSFFNPDPVARNIGLENILPQEVEIFSRYYQPLRDGVETALCYGSSFVARRSALAEAGGFATGTLSEDYFTGVRLSARGKRVIFLGESLSAGLSAENMSAHITQRLRWARGTLQAFFIEANPLRIRGLKLIQRLAHLDGLLQWFTSVSRVGFLLMPLAYAFFGVIPWRATTQEMLYFFVPYYLVQLLTFSWLNQRSRSALISDIYAVSQCFPVALTVLQTLFNPFSKGFKVTPKGVSSNRYTFNWKLASPLVVLFFFTAVSLWRNLGMCMVKGAWSTTVDPEVALQIKGIELGWLWSTYNLIVLGVALLILLDAPKPDLYEWFDLRRTVRLTLGDLKLWGITTMISEGGAEIALTQAGLPRHYFGESIQIEIQEENLCLQAVITQIQQREDDYPIVQLKFAEVTTPQYRRLVEMLFCRPGQWKSPQAPGELQSLYLLVKSFFTPRILFDRQMKISPVEVSKT, from the coding sequence ATGACTGTTACGAAGCCGCCCCTCCGAAATTTACCTACCCCTCCCCAGAAATCTGCCCAATCTCCCCATCTATTTATTCGACGGATTCGGCTCACCCTATTCTCCATGCTGGGAATTTTTCTAGCCACTGGGCTGGGGGTGAGCCTGTGGTTTATCCGGGAAGATCGAGTCACAGCCATTTACAAGCAGGTGGAGCTGCTCTTTGCCAATCCGCCCCTTTGGCTCGCTGTCCCCGTCGCCGCAGGGAATTATCTGGCAGTGCCTTCCGTGCTTTTGCTGGTGGCTGTCCTCGTTGTTATGCAGGTATCGTCCTCGCCTCGACCTTGGTCTCGCTTAGTCGTGGGTACGTCATTACTGCTGTTGATTGTGCAGTATATGGTTTGGCGTATTTTCTGGACCCTCAATCTTTCAGATACATTTAACAGCATCTTTAGTATCGGTCTGCTGACCTTAGAAATTATTACCATCGTCACCAATATTATTCAGCTTATTCTCGTGTCTCGCTCGACCAATCGGCTGGGCGAAGCGGACTTAAATGAAGTTGCCGTTCTCGATGGGGACTATCTGCCCACGGTAGATGTGATGATTCCTACCTATGACGAGCCCAGCTTTATTCTGAAGCGAACCATTATTGGTTGTCAGGCCATGGATTATCCCCGCAAGACCGTCTACCTGTTGGATGATACTCGGCGACCTGAAATCAAAGCCTTAGCTACAGAGCTAGGGTGTGAATACATTATCCGTCCCGATAATCTCCATGCCAAAGCCGGGAACTTGAATCATGCTCTGAATTTCACGTCGGGTGAATTGCTCACGGTCTTTGACGCAGACTTTGTGCCCACCCAAAACTTTCTCCGACGCACTGTGGGCTTCTTTCAGAACAACAGCATTGCCCTGCTGCAAACCCACCAAAGCTTTTTTAATCCCGATCCAGTCGCTCGCAATATTGGCCTGGAAAATATTCTGCCTCAAGAAGTCGAGATCTTTTCCCGCTACTACCAGCCCTTACGGGATGGGGTGGAAACAGCCCTATGCTACGGCAGTTCCTTTGTGGCTCGCCGTAGTGCCTTAGCCGAGGCGGGCGGCTTTGCCACAGGGACCTTGAGCGAAGACTACTTCACCGGGGTTCGCCTCTCTGCTAGAGGCAAGCGCGTTATCTTCTTAGGTGAGAGTCTGAGTGCGGGGTTATCCGCAGAGAATATGTCGGCCCATATCACTCAGCGACTGCGCTGGGCTAGGGGCACCTTACAGGCCTTCTTTATCGAAGCCAATCCCCTCAGAATTAGAGGACTCAAGTTGATTCAGCGCCTGGCCCATCTGGATGGCTTACTGCAGTGGTTCACCAGTGTGTCTAGGGTTGGGTTTCTACTCATGCCCCTGGCCTATGCCTTCTTTGGCGTTATTCCTTGGCGGGCGACGACTCAAGAAATGCTGTATTTCTTTGTGCCCTACTATTTGGTGCAGCTCCTCACCTTCTCTTGGCTGAATCAGCGTAGTCGCTCGGCTCTAATCTCCGATATTTATGCGGTGTCCCAATGCTTCCCGGTGGCCCTCACGGTCTTACAAACCCTATTCAATCCCTTTTCCAAAGGCTTTAAGGTAACTCCCAAAGGGGTCTCTAGTAATCGCTATACCTTTAACTGGAAATTAGCCTCTCCTTTAGTGGTGTTGTTTTTCTTCACCGCCGTTAGCCTCTGGCGTAACCTGGGCATGTGTATGGTCAAGGGAGCTTGGTCAACGACGGTTGATCCGGAAGTGGCGTTGCAAATAAAAGGCATCGAACTGGGTTGGCTTTGGAGTACCTACAACCTAATTGTTCTGGGAGTGGCCCTATTAATTTTGTTGGATGCCCCTAAACCCGATCTCTACGAATGGTTCGATTTGCGACGTACGGTCCGACTCACCTTAGGTGACCTCAAGCTATGGGGCATTACCACCATGATTTCGGAAGGCGGTGCAGAAATTGCCTTGACCCAAGCTGGATTGCCCAGACATTATTTTGGAGAGTCGATCCAAATTGAGATCCAGGAAGAGAACTTATGTTTACAGGCGGTCATCACCCAGATTCAGCAGCGGGAAGATGATTACCCGATTGTTCAACTGAAATTTGCGGAGGTGACAACTCCCCAATACCGCAGGCTAGTAGAAATGCTGTTCTGTCGCCCCGGTCAGTGGAAAAGCCCCCAGGCTCCTGGAGAGCTGCAATCCCTCTACTTATTAGTGAAAAGCTTCTTCACCCCCCGGATTCTGTTTGATCGACAAATGAAGATCAGCCCGGTAGAAGTTTCCAAAACCTAA
- a CDS encoding IS630 family transposase has translation MTNRKIEYWVIPPEADGEFVAQMEEVLEVYAQSYDPSCPVICMDEQPVQLHKEIKCPIPATAQHPKRVDYEYERAGTANIFMFSEPLAGWRQATVRERRTKIDWASEVAVLMEGRYAQCPQVILTCDNLNTHTKGAFYEVFEPERARRFVQRIHFCYTPKHGSWLNVAENELSAMTRQCIDRRRFGTIETLKDEVQAWPIDVNHSQRGVDWQMNIEDARCKLTSIYPKIKY, from the coding sequence ATGACCAACCGCAAGATTGAGTACTGGGTGATTCCGCCTGAAGCAGATGGAGAGTTCGTTGCTCAGATGGAAGAAGTGCTGGAAGTGTATGCTCAGTCTTATGACCCAAGTTGTCCGGTGATTTGTATGGACGAACAGCCTGTCCAACTCCACAAAGAAATCAAGTGCCCTATTCCAGCCACCGCTCAACACCCTAAGCGGGTTGATTATGAGTACGAGCGTGCAGGTACCGCCAATATCTTCATGTTTAGCGAACCTTTAGCGGGGTGGCGACAAGCAACTGTTCGTGAGCGGCGAACAAAAATCGATTGGGCCAGTGAAGTCGCAGTCTTAATGGAAGGACGCTATGCACAATGCCCACAAGTCATACTCACCTGTGACAATCTCAACACCCATACCAAAGGGGCTTTCTATGAGGTGTTCGAGCCTGAGCGTGCCCGGCGGTTCGTTCAACGCATCCACTTTTGCTACACCCCTAAGCATGGCAGTTGGCTGAACGTGGCCGAAAACGAACTGAGTGCAATGACTCGACAGTGTATTGATAGGAGGCGCTTTGGGACGATTGAAACTCTAAAAGATGAAGTTCAAGCATGGCCGATTGATGTGAACCACTCGCAACGCGGTGTGGATTGGCAAATGAACATTGAAGATGCCAGGTGTAAGCTCACTTCTATCTACCCTAAAATTAAATATTGA
- a CDS encoding response regulator transcription factor: protein MIRILLVDDQKVIRQGLKALLESESDLQIVGLAENGKIGVSMAEQLQPDVVLVDMYMPVMDGAAATEIICQRCPNTKVLLLSSADDDKCIADALRAGAMGYLLKNASSEEVANAIRSVHKGYTQLSPGLLKKVMNRNPTTTEAATPSSDLTLVEKRLLRILKESDSIDIATIDAFKSLISSPADAKKLLPHLKQKLERQPDHVLAYYILGILLYEYQHQAKVALNCWRKGFKQALSQGISLEGLLLFCQSISLISPDEAYIGIKQVLDSHGKHVPASTLGAMAERVFGPKSECTQVLTIAWQIRQMNTLLDEHYPLKSKLDDLNIRFAMPGSKKQVYSL, encoded by the coding sequence ATGATCCGCATTCTTCTAGTTGATGATCAGAAAGTAATCCGTCAAGGGCTCAAAGCCTTATTGGAATCTGAATCTGACTTACAGATTGTAGGACTGGCCGAAAATGGCAAAATAGGTGTGTCAATGGCAGAGCAACTTCAACCTGATGTCGTTTTGGTTGATATGTATATGCCTGTCATGGATGGTGCTGCTGCCACAGAGATTATTTGTCAGCGCTGTCCTAATACGAAGGTTTTACTGTTGAGCAGTGCAGATGATGATAAATGCATTGCGGATGCCTTACGCGCAGGAGCAATGGGATATCTGCTCAAAAATGCGTCTTCAGAAGAAGTCGCCAATGCGATTCGCTCTGTCCATAAGGGGTATACCCAGCTGAGTCCTGGCCTCTTAAAAAAAGTAATGAATCGCAACCCCACCACAACAGAAGCTGCAACCCCCTCTTCAGACCTTACCCTTGTGGAAAAGCGGTTGCTACGAATTCTGAAAGAATCCGATTCAATCGATATTGCCACAATCGACGCATTTAAAAGCCTGATCTCTTCTCCAGCTGACGCGAAGAAACTGTTACCGCACCTGAAGCAAAAATTGGAGCGACAACCGGATCATGTTCTCGCTTACTATATTTTGGGAATCTTACTGTACGAGTACCAACATCAGGCCAAAGTCGCTCTAAACTGCTGGCGCAAAGGATTTAAGCAAGCGTTGTCACAAGGGATTTCTCTAGAAGGATTATTACTCTTTTGTCAGTCCATTTCTTTAATCAGCCCCGATGAGGCTTATATCGGCATAAAGCAGGTTCTAGACAGCCATGGAAAACATGTACCTGCCTCCACTCTAGGAGCAATGGCAGAACGAGTGTTTGGCCCTAAATCTGAGTGCACTCAAGTTCTAACAATTGCGTGGCAAATTAGACAGATGAACACTTTACTTGATGAACATTACCCCTTAAAGTCAAAGCTTGACGACTTAAATATTAGGTTTGCAATGCCTGGAAGTAAAAAACAAGTTTATAGCCTTTGA
- a CDS encoding helix-turn-helix domain-containing protein, with translation MPKKYIVRLSEDEQNHLQAVIKKLKGSSQKVRRAQILLKANADGPNWTDERISDAYSCRVKTVENIRKRLVERGFEKTLNGAQRVRAPRSKLLDGEQEAQVIAMRLGSPPKGYGNWSLRLLARKVVELGIVESVSHETVRQTLKKTG, from the coding sequence ATGCCGAAAAAATATATTGTCCGACTGAGTGAAGATGAGCAGAACCATCTGCAAGCCGTCATCAAAAAGCTCAAGGGCAGCAGCCAAAAAGTACGACGTGCTCAAATTCTTTTGAAAGCAAATGCCGACGGGCCAAATTGGACCGATGAACGCATTTCAGATGCTTATTCTTGTCGAGTTAAAACAGTTGAGAACATCCGTAAACGTCTTGTAGAGAGAGGATTTGAGAAAACCCTTAACGGTGCCCAACGTGTCAGAGCACCTCGCAGTAAGTTACTCGATGGTGAGCAGGAAGCTCAAGTCATTGCCATGCGATTAGGCAGCCCTCCTAAAGGCTACGGGAATTGGTCATTGCGCTTGCTGGCCCGCAAAGTTGTGGAACTGGGTATCGTAGAATCTGTCAGCCATGAAACGGTTCGTCAGACTCTGAAAAAAACGGGATGA
- a CDS encoding DUF4079 domain-containing protein encodes MTLDDVILLLHPVLAVVVVFPLIGMVLNRSILTRRRRLKTSPGKSKIPPTVGPEHVQLGRWLTGSVVSLALLGLAHPIGGKILETKLWTTNPFQVVFILGMFLATIGSLILLYRAKPWYWRATFAGLTSLGVIVLGFQDGVFRRDDEWFVSHFYYGLIATVLMIVSLAMVQDIYRDRTQVLRRIHILLNCLATLLFLGQGITGTRDLLEIPLSWQKPHLYRCDFANQTCPDVSSQLPVVSPPLV; translated from the coding sequence ATGACCCTTGATGATGTAATTCTGTTGCTGCACCCTGTTTTGGCTGTGGTTGTGGTCTTCCCACTGATTGGAATGGTTTTGAACCGATCGATTTTGACCCGTCGCCGACGACTGAAGACGTCTCCGGGGAAAAGCAAAATCCCCCCTACAGTGGGACCCGAACATGTGCAGCTGGGGCGTTGGCTGACTGGATCTGTGGTGAGTTTAGCCCTATTGGGCTTGGCCCATCCCATTGGTGGCAAGATTTTGGAAACGAAGCTGTGGACTACCAACCCTTTTCAGGTGGTATTTATCTTGGGCATGTTCCTGGCCACAATTGGTTCTCTTATCCTGCTCTATCGGGCTAAGCCCTGGTATTGGCGAGCAACCTTCGCTGGATTAACGAGTCTGGGGGTGATTGTCCTGGGGTTCCAAGATGGGGTATTTCGCCGGGATGATGAATGGTTTGTGTCTCATTTTTACTATGGACTGATTGCCACGGTACTGATGATTGTGTCTTTGGCCATGGTGCAAGATATTTATCGCGATCGCACCCAAGTATTGCGACGAATCCATATCCTCCTCAACTGTCTGGCAACTTTACTCTTCCTGGGACAAGGGATCACGGGCACCCGCGATCTACTGGAAATTCCGTTAAGCTGGCAAAAGCCCCATTTGTATCGCTGTGATTTTGCCAATCAGACCTGTCCGGATGTTAGTAGCCAGCTTCCTGTCGTTAGCCCCCCGTTGGTATGA
- a CDS encoding N-acetyltransferase, whose translation MFNDPVGVLTVAQQKTVAAMLGQSFSQDPFMAYLMPNATTRAQHTTKLFLPMIRWCLRYGGVEVAPEGGGSLLWVSGQYVPFQLSQMVRSGLILAPFLIGLSAFKRLQIHEAACEHALKAKAPQHFAYLWVVGVHPNSVGRGIGKQMIQSALDTMRCQGYSACLLRTENPNNVALYEHLGFQQIHTDLPVGSGLRYWLLSKELA comes from the coding sequence ATGTTTAATGACCCTGTGGGCGTATTAACCGTTGCTCAACAAAAGACTGTTGCTGCAATGCTGGGGCAATCCTTTTCCCAAGACCCCTTCATGGCCTACCTAATGCCAAATGCCACAACACGAGCACAACACACAACAAAACTCTTTCTGCCCATGATCCGTTGGTGCCTTCGCTATGGCGGGGTTGAGGTTGCTCCAGAAGGAGGAGGATCATTGTTATGGGTTTCAGGTCAATATGTCCCCTTTCAGTTGTCCCAAATGGTACGAAGTGGGCTGATTTTGGCCCCTTTCCTGATTGGTTTATCTGCCTTTAAACGGTTGCAGATTCATGAGGCAGCCTGCGAACATGCCCTGAAGGCAAAAGCGCCTCAACACTTTGCCTATCTTTGGGTTGTCGGCGTTCATCCTAACTCTGTTGGCCGCGGTATTGGCAAGCAGATGATCCAATCTGCACTGGATACTATGCGGTGCCAGGGGTACTCAGCTTGTCTCCTAAGAACAGAAAACCCTAACAATGTTGCCCTCTACGAACATCTTGGCTTTCAGCAGATTCATACGGATCTTCCGGTGGGGAGTGGTCTCCGATATTGGCTACTGTCTAAGGAGCTGGCCTAA